The genomic stretch gcgattccgatccggtagtaagcactgctcttgctaggactacttaccaattctctcaggttgagcccctgagctcacctaccggtctgcgcgaagttggaatagcccctaaaACTACCAACGATtatgtagggaaaaaaatacttacatttgaaatataaaatatataaaatataaaataattttctatataaaattgGCATTCAGACGACTATTGCGCAAATACTTAACTGACAATATCACGTAAATTAGTGGGCATTGAAACCAATTGAAatataaagcatttttttattacacgttgacTCGTCGCTATGATAGCAAATTGGTATCACGAATTTAAATCGTGACCTATGCAACGTTTTGGATATGACGTTTTTTATCATTGACACATACACTTGATGTACTTTTACCTGATTATTTCTGATGTTTCTGAATAGCGTTGATGAGCAGCTTCAGGAACAAAGCTCAAGTTACGACCAAAGGAATTAGACATGGTCGTTACTTTGGATTATAGTCCAAATACCTCAAACACACGTTAAATTATATCTACCTTTAAAATTAGTGTCCGTACTGGACGCCTGTATTATTCTCGCACATACAAAAGCGCAAAATATTATTCTAAAAATAATGCAGCTCAGTATTTGCAACCAGATGAGTAGTTAAAGGACTCACCAATGGCTTGatttcatgtaaaataaaactCCGCCAAACAAAATTACtagtatataaatttatatatttgtcgATAAAACTTacttgttttactggtggtaggacctcttgtgagtccgcacgggtaggtaccaccgccccgcatatttctgccgtgaagcagtaatgcgtttcggtttgaagggtggggcagccgttgtgacaatactgagaccttagaactatatctcaagatgtgtggcgcatttacgttgtaattgtctatgggctccagtaaccacttaacaccaggtgctctgtgagctcgtccacacatctaagcaataaaaaaaaatctttattgtaCATTTACATTTAGTTTAGATTATGGACGAACAGGATTTGTTGTTTAGCTTAACACAGAAACAAAAATGCGATTATAATGGTAGGAGCATTTAATTCATGAAACTCTCGGTGACCTCCTAACGTGTTAAGCAAAACGAGGTCGCGTTGATAAAATTAGCGGCCCGCTGACTAACGCTGTGAACTTTACGTTCGGGATACGGCAGACGTGAAACTGACCAGGTCGCGTGACCGATTGTGTGTTGTATCTCTGACGAAACCTGCTTCCGATCCGGTCCGATAATCACCACGCCGATATCAAACGTAAAAAGTTTATCAAGCGATGTCCAAACATCTCTTCTTCAATCTATGTCCACCTAATGCTGAGCGTAGGTCTCTTCATAAGCACCCtattcttttcggtctcttgcctctCATGATCAATAGAGGAAGACTGATAGTGATCGCGGCGATtgtatcatcactacatagtatgtataaaacaaagtcgttttctctgtccctatatccctatgtatgcttaaatctttaaaactacacagCGGATTtggatgcggttttttttaatagatagagtgattgaaaaggaaggtttatatgtataataacatccattaaatagtggagaaatcaacaataaattacagtttccgaagcgaagcgagggcgggtcgctagtatgctATACTTTAGAGAATTGATGATGAATATTAGATATGTTAGCGCCTTTTTAATTTGGGAAAACCTAAatctgaaataataatatgttttattattatttttttattgcccgtgtaaaCAGACgaatatacggcccacctgatggtgagtggttaccgtcgcccatggactttagcaatgccaggggcagagccaagctgctgcctaccgaaaatgtGTTGCACAGAGTTTAGGGCAACATGTATGCTATATTATATATGGTATGTGGGTATGGAGAACAGCTGTGAAGGCTGtcaataaacaagaattccacatgactaTGACTGCTTTGACAAGAATAACCGGCTGACTATGATGATGAGTATAGGGCAAACGGGCCTGTCGCTCGAACGGTTTTAAACCCCTTCGTTTGTGTGGTGTCGAGCAGGAGGTTCGCGCGGAACGCGATGTCCTCCAGGCGCGGATGTCGGAGCAGGCGCTCAAGATATCGTCGCTGTCGGCGCGCCTCCAGCAGCAGCGGAACGACGCCGAGGCGCTCTCCCACCAGGCCACCAGCCAGCTCTCCGTGCAACTGCACGATGCACTCGCCGAGGTGACTGCCACGCCGCACTCTGCACCCAACCAACTTACATAAATGATCTTTGAATAGTGCAATATGTGTGTTTGATCAATCGCAGACATCCCATTTACTTGACTGATCAGGTGGTACAGATGCTAGGGCTCCTGACTGTCGGGTcgagggtcgtggattcgattcccacatcaggcaaacatttgtgtttttttgctttttatCTGGGTTACTCAGTCTATAAATAAATGTGTATATCAGTCTCTAGATAATCCTGACTTGGGGCTAGATGAACGTATGTGACTTGTCCGTCGTTGCTGAATActatacagttttcgtggttacggccgatttaaaatagtaaacgcgagattaaactgcaacagtacttttaattaaaaatgtatgtaaaacaGAAACAAAACGTTATAATGATCCGCGTATCGTATGATAAATGTTATTTGTCCTTCTAGTGTTAaggcaaattttaaatatttattaggtGCAAAGACTCAAAGAAGAGATGGAGAGCAAGGACAAACAGTTGGTCAGGTTGAGGCAGAATTTAGAAGAACGTGATAGACTCAACGAGCAACACCATTCACTCTACGGTAACTCGTGTAAGTCAATACGTCGAGATAATGGAAGTGTCTTTGGTCCCCCTCACCCCCCTGGACCCTCGTCCCCATGGTCCCTCTCGTCCCCACGGTCCCTCTAGTCCCCGTAGCCCCTCGCCCCCACGGTCCCTCTCGTCCCCATAGTCTCCGTCGTCCCCCGGTTTCTCATCCCCATGGTCCCTCTCGTCGTCATGGTCCCTCGTCTCCATGGTTCCCGTCGTCCCCATGATTCCCGTCGTCCTCACGGTCCCCCTGGCCCCCTTGGTTCCCTCATCTCATCCCCCTGGTCCGTCGTCCCCATGGCCCCTCTCGTCGCACCGGGCGGGTGGCTTCTAGTGTGTATGTGTAGAGTTACAACATTTGGaatgtttaattttcatttaatctaTTTATAATTATCATGTATCGGATAAACAGTAAATTATACCGTGGTTGCCATTGCATCATCACTTTTAGTGCTTAGCTTATTTTGACATATTTTGCAGATATTGTTAAtggataattgaaaaataaaaaattttaaattcaaaaaaattaaaagaatataaattCATAGTAAAtgatgttaaataattttttataaatgttattaacttattaaaaatgttatacgTGTGCGCGCTAAGACACGGCCGTACCACAGTAATATCTATCTAACTGCGCAAATTGTCGATATTCCGACCCTCCGCACTTTGTGCGCACAAATAGACAGTCGATCTATTGACGGTTCGCGTTCAGTTTAATATGACAATACATTTAGTAACATTTTCTTCTCTATGGTTATAGGTGTACGTATActgatatatttaaatattgaatatgtAAATTTTCCCCAACAGGTAACCCTAAAGACAAAGTGATAATACTGGAGCGTGAGCTGTCGGACGCGCAGAGCCGCATCGCGCAGCTGGAGACCCTGGCGCGAGACCTCCAGCGGGACAATGAGCAGCTGCAGGCTGCCGCGCGGGACCAGCAGCAACACCTGCAGCAGCTGCTCGGTGAGCTGTCCGGGGCGCTGGGGGAGaccatcatttttattttttattgcttagatgggtggacgaattcacagctcacctggtgttaagtggtaactggagcccatagacatctacaacgtaaatgcgccaccccttgagacataagttctaaggtctcaagtatagttacaacggctgccccacccttcaaaccgaaacgcattactgcttcacagcagaaataagcagggtggtggtacctacacgcgcggactctcaaaaggccctaccaccggtaactacgcaaattaaaatttttgcgggtttgatttttattacacgatgttactccgtcaccgtgggagtcaatcgtgaacatttgttgagtacgcatttccacgccacgacgacttacttaattatttatgtGATACTCGTAAATTCAGATTCGCCTAAAGACAAGTCTAGCGTCGCTCGAACCAAAGGTACATTTGGAATAAATCCAACTTCCTCTAGTTTATTTGGGTTACGGCGATATTCGTCTACCTCGGCCCATACAAGTATGATTCATAACCGTCGGTTAACTGTTGCAGCTCTAAAATTAGACGCAAACAACCAGGAGGACGAAAACGGTCCGGCCGACGTCAAGACATCGGCTAGAACATTGAGCGACATCGTCTCCATATCCGACTTCGACGAACAGGACCTGCAGATGCGGAGAGCTGAATCGAAGGGCCACAACCTTAGTCTGGGCGAGCCCCCCTACGGCCCCCTCGGCCCCCCCGGTCCCCCCGCGCACGACCGCACGCTGCCCCCGGAGGGCGAGCGCCCCCACATGAGCTCGTTGCATCTCGAGTGCTCGGAGCAGCTGGACCTCCCCGCCCACAccccccgcgcggactccctGCCCGCGCACCTCACCTCCACGCAGAACAAAGACTTGTTGAAGCAATATAAAAGGAACGCTAATGAAATCACATTGTTCGGCGATTTTAAGCATTTGACCCAgaaaataaccgataattgttCAATGTATCCCAACAGGGACGTCAGCGACACCAAAAATCTTAGCGtcgaaccaaaaaaaataaacttctcAATTGAACCGACCGCGGACAACCGAGACGAGGAGGAGTTCACTTCGCTGCGGGAACTCGGGATATATCTCGACACGAAGCAGCAGTGCTACCCCGACATCCTCACACAGCTGAAGCACGAAATCAAAAAATCTAGATCCGAATTGGAAAAGTGTAGATCTGAACTGAAAAATGCTGAAGAACAACTGTGCGAGTTCCCCGCGCTCAAACAGGAGGTGGAGCAGCTCAAGGGGCTCCTGGACAACACCGTGGCCGCCATGGACAACGACAAGAAGTTCTACGAAAATCAACTCGAGAGCTTCTCGGCGAACAAACAACTACTCGAACAGAGACTCACGGAGCTGAGTCAAGACGTCCATGACAAGTCTAAGGATCTGCACTTGCTCAAGGAAGACATACTCAGGAGAGAAAACATGATATTGGAACTTGCGAAAGAAAAGCGAAATCTGATGAACAAAATGGCTGAACTTGAACTTAAAATAGACGAGCTCCAGACCAAAAATACTTTACTAGAGAAATGCGAAGCGGAGAACTTGGAGATGAGAGAGAAGATGACGGAACTGACGAAGCTGGAGCAGCTCGTCAACGATAAAAACCAGCAGATCGACAGCCTCAACCAGCACCTGGACAGGCTGGACGACCTGCAGCGCCGCCTCCGCGACAAGTCCCAGCAGCACGACAGCCTCCAGCGCGCGCTGGCCGACAAGAGCGACGAGCTGGCCCGCCTCGCCGCCGCGCTGCACGCCCTGCGCCGCGACGCCGCCGACGCCGACCAGCTCCGGCTGCAGCTCTCTAAACTAGAAAAGGACCAGGAGAACGCCTTGTTGAAACTACAGAACACTCAAACTGAACTCGAGCGAGTCAACTCTCTCAACCAAGAGATGTCGCTGAAGATACAAGACATGAAGTCACTCACGGACCAATTAAAAGATAATGAAACTGAAATAGAAATTCTTAACGAGGACATTTCTGCGTTTCACTACGAAATAGCTTCGTTGAAGGACCAATTGAAGATGGCCTCCCGCAGCCCCTCGCCGCGGAAGGCCCCCGACGACCGGAGGGACGACCGGCCGGCTCGCTCCGACAAGAGGCAGCTCACCAAGATCAGGAAGCAGATATCTTTGTTGCAACACGAGCTGGACTTTAACAAGAAGGAATTGAACGATAAGGTAAAGTTTGTTTACTCAAAATGACAATTGTCGATGTATAACTCATTTGGAGTTACCGGTCACTGACTGGTGTCACTTATGTCcggactttttggcgagaagtgaagttgtgtgatttgttttaatttgtctatttagtgtttcatcaggtttaaatgtgtaataacggtggtttactaactgtttaatatctgtgaaagtgcacaaatgtggggaaatgaaacaaagccgctggacgtaacttcttacgatcctccaaaaagtccactgaaaaaatctcagtacacgaccaccattttactgagattatatttcatcccatatcatcccatctcatgtcatttaatttcatcccagttcattaatgtctcaaaatcatcaaatcatctttatttcatttcactccatattatcatttttcataaaaataataatataaattaaaataagaaattatgacttaaaggtcttagttaccaggttataaaatcccttaaaaaagtcGCTTATGTCCATATTGTGATTTTCTGAATACAACGTGTTCAAATGCTCAAAATAGATACGGAATATAGTTAAAGGAATTGTTGTCTCATTCATTTGACCATTTCTCCCCACACAGGCGTTCGAGCTAGCGAAAGCGAAATTGGACATAACGGAACTCAAAAACAATTTGAGTCAAGCGGACAAACAAGTGTCGGACGCCGCCGCCGACCGCGAGCTCAGCGCGCAACGACACCACCAACTGCGCCACGACCTGCTGCACGCGCTGCAGGAGAAGCAGCAGCTGGCCGAGCAATTAGAGCTCGTACTGTCTAGGTGAGTAGGGCCATTGTCGACTGACGCGCGGGGGACTGTGCGGGGGCTTCGGCAACTTAACCAATGTAGACCTTGTGGCGACTCACTTACCCGCCACtacttgggcaaccgccttacaaTCCGACAAAATCGCTGTCGCTTATGAATTTAGGCAATCAtatattattgttgttcaacACTTCGGAATCTTAAAAAACTGAGGGCAGTACATATCGGTATTCGTTGTGGTACCCATCGTTCGTGTCAGTGCCTTTATTTCTCCTACATGTTCGTTATGTTATAGTttgtttgtgtatatttttatcttcaataaactattcaaaGCAGTACATATTCATACTCACTGTGTAAACCATCCTTTGTGTCAGCGCCTAgtgtcggtaggcagcggtttgactctgcccctggtattgctgaaatccatgggcgacgataaccactcaccatcaggtgggccgtatgcccgtctgcctacaagggcaataaaaaaaaagcctaccCAATACAGTTAGAAGCAGCACTACTACTACAGCTTCTACAACCTTATATGTTCATCAGTACCTTATACTGACAGCATAGCCCGACTCCCCTCGTCTCGGTACTATAGTGTTTTATCGCACTGTTATATCCGGTCTTCAGTAGCGTAGTATGCAGACCCTACTGTATTCCTGCTGCATCAGCTCTTCCGTAACCTTATCCATACCATACCTCATTACTATTCCCACTCACTGAATCAGTTCGTCTCCATCCTTCGTCGCGTTCGCGCctatcactttttattaaatccagtgcgaattataatttagtttttttttaaaagaaattcaCAGTATCCGGTAAAATAGCACGCATTCGTTCTAGGTTACGCGAGGAGTCAGATGTTGAAGAATTAAAGGCCAAGTTGAGGCAGCAAGTGGAGAGGTGTCACGAGCTGGAGGCCGAGCTGCAGGACGTCCGGGAGCTCGCCGACAGGTCGGTGTTGTGGTCCGTGGGCTCAGCCGGACGGAACACTCGTGCCGGTGCTCTACTGAATCTAAGAATACGACCTCGACACATGTTCATGAGTGACTTCCTCGCAACATCGTATAACAAAACATCAGAtcggaaagaaaaaaaatataatttgcattactggtggtagaggaTCTTGTAAGCCCCCACGGAtgggaaccaccaccctgcctatttctgccgtgaagcaataatgcgttccggtgtgaagagtggggcagccgttgtactgtaactGAAACTGAagcttagagctcatgtctcagagtaagtggcggcatttacgttgttggtgtctatggactccggtaacaacttaatatTAGATGGCCTTTGAGCTCATTTATTAATCTATGAAATCTACAAACAAGTTGTATTGAATACTCGTTGTTTTAGTGATTACATATTTAGTGTGAGCTTTAATCTTCTCCCAACGCCCCGCGTGACGCGGCGGCGGAGGAACTGGTTTATACCTGACACACGTCCAGCCACGTCCAGTATAGATTACTAAGTATTAATAACAGTGCTAAGAATTTGTTAGAACTCTAACACTCCTGGTGGCGTTGACCACGTGCTTGCCTTTGAGTATAAATTTGCATTTCTGCTCATTACTTAAAAATGCTAAGCAGCGAAGCTTTGAGTGTTCATACACGTCGAGGGTCTCTCGCCGAGCGGGGGTCCCGTACGGTGTCTCGCGCGAGGACTTCTAACCGAACCTCGCGGTCGGCCgagatgataataatatttgaatcTGCTTAATGAAAACATCAGTGTGTCGGGGCCGCTACACGCAGTATCGGATGTCTGCTACTATGATCACGTTGAAGTGTTGTCTCAGGTCTACCGGTCCCGACGAGGGGTCAGGAGGGGGGTCGAGAGACAGGGCGCGGTCCCCCACGGCGGAGTTGGAGCGAGCAGTGCGGCTGCAGCTGTCCTACTCGCACGCACTCGACCACACCATCATGGACCAGGTACACTCGCCTACACATGAATTTCATTCCTATGTTATAGATTCGTTTCTCGCAGTAATAATGTTTCATACATATCATCACCTAAATGTTTAAACTAGACGTGTTCAGTGATTCTGTCGGCGCTAAGTTTGGAATAATTTAACTTTTGCATTACATCTGGTTCTTTTGATCGTAGTGAGATAaggtatacataatatattaatttcaagtcaaatcATAAGCTATGAGTCTTCCTTCATAATTGGATCTAGATTAATTGTCATTTATGTACCCCCTCGCGATAATGGAACGTTGGTCGACAGATCCTGTCCGCCAGCAGCGACGAGCACGAGCCCGTGCCGCGCCTGGCGCTCGCCGCCTCCGAGTGAGTGCAACGCTGTCACGTTTGCCCCCCTCTCACAGCACGCCCCCCATAGCGACCCCCACAGTGCCCCCCACAGCGCGACCCCCACTGCAGATTGCTGTGATCTTTGATAAGAGACCACGAAGGTTTCAAAATGCGACCAAATCATTTAATAGCCAAATTACGTTTAACGCTAATCGAATCTTCAACTTGATGTCGCGGTGCGGCCGGCGGTGTCGCGCTCCTGTAGCAATGTGCTCTGTGCAGGTCGAGCTCGGCCCGCTCGTCGCGCTCGGAGCGGGAGCGGGAGCGGGAGCGGGTGGCGGTGCTGGAGGAGCGGCTGCGGGACAAGGATGCGCTCATCGCTGAACTCAACAGGTGCGACACGCGCAACTATACCCAAGCGCTAGTCTGGCGCCGATGTCCGACACGCAGTAAGCGAGGTCCACTGTACGCTCGGTGTCCGCAGGGTGCGGGAGCAGCTGGAGCGCGACTGGCAGACGGCCCGGCTGCGCTACGAGGCCGAGCGGGAGAACTCGGGCCGGCTGCAGCTGCTGCTCGACACGCAGAAGGAGACCGCTCTGACGCTGCAGGTACCGGTGTAAAGTGCTTTCTaataaactttttactggtggtaggatctcttcaGAGtctgctgccgtgaagcagtaatgcgtttcggtttgaagggtggggcagccgttgtaattatatttgagaccttagaacttatatcttaaggtcaatggcgcatttacgttgtagatgtctaggggctccagtaaccacttatcaccaagtgggctgtgagctggtgcacccatctaagcaataaaaaaaacaataatactcCCACCCGAAAcgattggttttgttaaaagCATAAAGCAGCAGTGTCGGCGCATTGGTGGCCGCACAGCGCTCCACACTGGCGGACACTAACTTTACGTCCATTTGGTCATTTTCTCTGCTCCAAATGATTCATTATCAATGAAATGATCACTTTGCTTAATGATAAAATTGTATTCCGCAGAAGCAAGACTCGAACATGATCGAGATCCTCAAGAAGCGCTTGGAGAGCGCCATGCACGCGGAGCCGCCGCCGCGCTCCCCGCCGCAGGTcaggcttatttttttttttagggattttatgaccccgtagctaagacctttaaatcatgtcttattttaatttatatacttatttttatgaaaaatgataatatggagtgaaatgaaatgaagatgattaatttgagacattcatcaactgggatgaaattaaatgaaatgagatgatatgagatgaaatataatcttaataaaaaggtggtcatttactaggattttttcagtggactttttgaaggatcccgagaagttgcgtccagcggttttgtttcattttcccatatttgtgcactttcacagatattaaacagttaaaaaaccactactattacacatttaaacctgaaagaaacactaaatagacaaaataaaacaaatcacacaacttcactcctcgcattcccgccaaaaagtccaggtCAGGCTTAGCATAAACATTACCATAGATTATGGTCAAATATGACATTGTTGTTTACCTATACTAATCTATAGTATACGaatctacagcggtttttacggatgttctataactactgaaccacgcatctgattgacttgaaacttggtatctatgtagaaaatacatgtacttaatggataggctaataaataaactcagtttatatgagtgttagactcctacaccagttacgggggcgttaatgatgggaATCTTTGTGggaatgagaaataataatgttaaatttattgcCCAGAGAAGTGaatgggtacagctagttaaatcataatatttatatttagcaTGGTTTTATCAGTTTGACCAGCTCTATCTTTTCACACAAACGCGGCTCAATGTGCGTGGTGCCGAGTTGCAGTACATTTGGATATTCTGTTGTAGAGTGAGAGCGAGGACCGATGGAAGGGCGAGGTCCTGCTACTGAAATCGAAGCTGCAGCTGGAGCGCGACAAGCTGTCCGACCAGCAAGCCATGTGGGAGCGGGACAAGCTGCACAAGCAGCGGGAGCTGGACGCCAAGAACGAGGTCTGCAACACGCTCAGGAACGAACTCGCACACATCAAGCGGTAAGCGCGCCGTGACCGTCCAGCGGTGACGTCACAGACTCCTCAGCGACTCAATGCGATCTCGCACGCTCCAGGCGCTCGCACGACTCCAGCCTCGAGCTGCTCCGCGCCAGGGAGCTGGCGGCCGCGCAGGCCAGGACCATCGACGCGCTGGAGCGGAGACTGGACGCCTGCGAGCGGCTCCGGCCCGTGGACGACGCGCTGGTGAGCACTCGCGTGTACACCCTTCAACAGCTGGGTCAAAAGAAAAATTACCAACAAAAATGTACAAATGCTTTGCTTCACAACAGTCGGAAATCGAGATCCACAAGATAGAGCTGACCCGCGAGATGTCCTCACTGAAGAAGTGTTTGTCGGACAGCATCCGCCCCGCCGACACCCCCGCGCCGCACCAGCTCGTGAGTATCCCCCTGCGGCCCCCGACGCCCCCCGGCGGCCCCCGACGCCCCCCCGG from Bombyx mori chromosome 3, ASM3026992v2 encodes the following:
- the LOC101739129 gene encoding centrosome-associated protein CEP250 isoform X10; the encoded protein is MNTVDLYVLLSDPDAEVSSWPLELVALRDRIQGDKQEKEVSSLRDELSAGDSDKWKQRRNFCFDQNRHLEEVTKERDELRRVAVSLHRAVGELVAYCGRAEHELNSTVLAELLARLATQSSSEDPGRPSSPNLSAELNASIVSRSGKHVHFAPDLNSILSDLDEDCLVGFLEQQRDLSADIKRELENSLRRLRNEAHSLLDLSARLARKSDCKMLESGEAQVAALVQDLDSKQESCDNCELHRKNMEEAMSECLQRENLLRSDLEAAMVKIAQLMASSDVVVEGYGTCVPPACAPRGPRPPAASPPPSPRADLELLQRERDDLAQQLEAANRQLRATRQFVEEQASEREGERDEFARREGELRDENARLGARLRNNARILSEMHSLRLSCCDCRQHYAHVEHLETQTREMNQIITELEARKSQADDEIKASEEKITLLRDIISTLETQLEQKTEHEKEILEELERMRKTIDERDGKMRELLGELESIKSEKNDAEVACVKCAQQEDKYAELMRTVDEQCGHAAAALAARTRRLQRAHCAAPAGSSEPSEDVSLREHLQIKSQESDPSPRSPPPPAGEGAAFRALRAQLRALGLAQDALLKRSQDLELQRERLADVAQEVRAERDVLQARMSEQALKISSLSARLQQQRNDAEALSHQATSQLSVQLHDALAEVQRLKEEMESKDKQLVRLRQNLEERDRLNEQHHSLYGNSCNPKDKVIILERELSDAQSRIAQLETLARDLQRDNEQLQAAARDQQQHLQQLLALKLDANNQEDENGPADVKTSARTLSDIVSISDFDEQDLQMRRAESKGHNLSLGEPPYGPLGPPGPPAHDRTLPPEGERPHMSSLHLECSEQLDLPAHTPRADSLPAHLTSTQNKDLLKQYKRNANEITLFGDFKHLTQKITDNCSMYPNRDVSDTKNLSVEPKKINFSIEPTADNRDEEEFTSLRELGIYLDTKQQCYPDILTQLKHEIKKSRSELEKCRSELKNAEEQLCEFPALKQEVEQLKGLLDNTVAAMDNDKKFYENQLESFSANKQLLEQRLTELSQDVHDKSKDLHLLKEDILRRENMILELAKEKRNLMNKMAELELKIDELQTKNTLLEKCEAENLEMREKMTELTKLEQLVNDKNQQIDSLNQHLDRLDDLQRRLRDKSQQHDSLQRALADKSDELARLAAALHALRRDAADADQLRLQLSKLEKDQENALLKLQNTQTELERVNSLNQEMSLKIQDMKSLTDQLKDNETEIEILNEDISAFHYEIASLKDQLKMASRSPSPRKAPDDRRDDRPARSDKRQLTKIRKQISLLQHELDFNKKELNDKAFELAKAKLDITELKNNLSQADKQVSDAAADRELSAQRHHQLRHDLLHALQEKQQLAEQLELVLSRLREESDVEELKAKLRQQVERCHELEAELQDVRELADRSTGPDEGSGGGSRDRARSPTAELERAVRLQLSYSHALDHTIMDQILSASSDEHEPVPRLALAASESSSARSSRSERERERERVAVLEERLRDKDALIAELNRVREQLERDWQTARLRYEAERENSGRLQLLLDTQKETALTLQKQDSNMIEILKKRLESAMHAEPPPRSPPQSESEDRWKGEVLLLKSKLQLERDKLSDQQAMWERDKLHKQRELDAKNEVCNTLRNELAHIKRRSHDSSLELLRARELAAAQARTIDALERRLDACERLRPVDDALSEIEIHKIELTREMSSLKKCLSDSIRPADTPAPHQLIRCLHSRCIRLESIRKALIWQKRYLQRTLHGYVQLERTLRLPSSGAARVSTGKERFKCAVWAVVGAVRLQYLVRRRNARVSAAAALLLDTPVQQRRPPSATPAAPALSEFNRRMQCPSSSPRSEPFVLSSPRGEMAAAYLNKLEAVSRCLNQTLRPADRT
- the LOC101739129 gene encoding centrosome-associated protein CEP250 isoform X8; protein product: MPDRNHLHFYKRRVLLSDPDAEVSSWPLELVALRDRIQGDKQEKEVSSLRDELSAGDSDKWKQRRNFCFDQNRHLEEVTKERDELRRVAVSLHRAVGELVAYCGRAEHELNSTVLAELLARLATQSSSEDPGRPSSPNLSAELNASIVSRSGKHVHFAPDLNSILSDLDEVPTGDSHYHALLSRDFPEITRPAGTQRTDCLVGFLEQQRDLSADIKRELENSLRRLRNEAHSLLDLSARLARKSDCKMLESGEAQVAALVQDLDSKQESCDNCELHRKNMEEAMSECLQRENLLRSDLEAAMVKIAQLMASSDVVVEGYGTCVPPACAPRGPRPPAASPPPSPRADLELLQRERDDLAQQLEAANRQLRATRQFVEEQASEREGERDEFARREGELRDENARLGARLRNNARILSEMHSLRLSCCDCRQHYAHVEHLETQTREMNQIITELEARKSQADDEIKASEEKITLLRDIISTLETQLEQKTEHEKEILEELERMRKTIDERDGKMRELLGELESIKSEKNDAEVACVKCAQQEDKYAELMRTVDEQCGHAAAALAARTRRLQRAHCAAPAGSSEPSEDVSLREHLQIKSQESDPSPRSPPPPAGEGAAFRALRAQLRALGLAQDALLKRSQDLELQRERLADVAQEVRAERDVLQARMSEQALKISSLSARLQQQRNDAEALSHQATSQLSVQLHDALAEVQRLKEEMESKDKQLVRLRQNLEERDRLNEQHHSLYGNSCNPKDKVIILERELSDAQSRIAQLETLARDLQRDNEQLQAAARDQQQHLQQLLALKLDANNQEDENGPADVKTSARTLSDIVSISDFDEQDLQMRRAESKGHNLSLGEPPYGPLGPPGPPAHDRTLPPEGERPHMSSLHLECSEQLDLPAHTPRADSLPAHLTSTQNKDLLKQYKRNANEITLFGDFKHLTQKITDNCSMYPNRDVSDTKNLSVEPKKINFSIEPTADNRDEEEFTSLRELGIYLDTKQQCYPDILTQLKHEIKKSRSELEKCRSELKNAEEQLCEFPALKQEVEQLKGLLDNTVAAMDNDKKFYENQLESFSANKQLLEQRLTELSQDVHDKSKDLHLLKEDILRRENMILELAKEKRNLMNKMAELELKIDELQTKNTLLEKCEAENLEMREKMTELTKLEQLVNDKNQQIDSLNQHLDRLDDLQRRLRDKSQQHDSLQRALADKSDELARLAAALHALRRDAADADQLRLQLSKLEKDQENALLKLQNTQTELERVNSLNQEMSLKIQDMKSLTDQLKDNETEIEILNEDISAFHYEIASLKDQLKMASRSPSPRKAPDDRRDDRPARSDKRQLTKIRKQISLLQHELDFNKKELNDKAFELAKAKLDITELKNNLSQADKQVSDAAADRELSAQRHHQLRHDLLHALQEKQQLAEQLELVLSRLREESDVEELKAKLRQQVERCHELEAELQDVRELADRSTGPDEGSGGGSRDRARSPTAELERAVRLQLSYSHALDHTIMDQILSASSDEHEPVPRLALAASESSSARSSRSERERERERVAVLEERLRDKDALIAELNRVREQLERDWQTARLRYEAERENSGRLQLLLDTQKETALTLQKQDSNMIEILKKRLESAMHAEPPPRSPPQSESEDRWKGEVLLLKSKLQLERDKLSDQQAMWERDKLHKQRELDAKNEVCNTLRNELAHIKRRSHDSSLELLRARELAAAQARTIDALERRLDACERLRPVDDALSEIEIHKIELTREMSSLKKCLSDSIRPADTPAPHQLIRCLHSRCIRLESIRKALIWQKRYLQRTLHGYVQLERTLRLPSSGAARVSTGKERFKCAVWAVVGAVRLQYLVRRRNARVSAAAALLLDTPVQQRRPPSATPAAPALSEFNRRMQCPSSSPRSEPFVLSSPRGEMAAAYLNKLEAVSRCLNQTLRPADRT